A single window of Channa argus isolate prfri chromosome 2, Channa argus male v1.0, whole genome shotgun sequence DNA harbors:
- the agrp gene encoding agouti-related protein: MFCSALLCCCSFSLLHLSSSLVHGNIQLDDTLPNGRRTDTSYLSDIERSHVPDPIHDPSLLPIDSVEDHFLMDTGSYDEDSSAAVQLQSRAMRSPRRCIPHQQSCLGYPLPCCDPCDTCYCRFFNAICYCRRVGHACPLRRT, encoded by the exons ATGTTTTGCTCTGCGCTGCTATGCTGCTGCTCCTTCAGTCTACTGCATCTCTCTTCTTCACTGGTTCATGGAAACATCCAGCTTGATGATACTCTGCCCAATGGACGCCGCACTGACACCTCCTACCTGTCTGACATAG AGAGGAGCCACGTTCCTGACCCCATCCACGACCCTAGCCTGTTACCTATTGACTCAGTGGAAGATCACTTCCTAATGGACACTGGATCCTATGACGAG GACTCATCAGCAGCTGTGCAACTGCAGAGTCGGGCCATGCGTTCCCCTCGTCGCTGTATCCCACACCAACAGTCGTGTCTGGGTTACCCTCTGCCCTGCTGTGACCCTTGTGACACCTGCTACTGTCGCTTCTTCAATGCCATCTGCTACTGCCGCCGTGTCGGCCATGCCTGCCCACTCAGACGCACCTGA
- the LOC137108238 gene encoding chymotrypsin A-like translates to MAFLWILSCLAFAGAAYGCGSPAIPPVITGYSRIVNGEEAVPHSWPWQVSLQDYTGFHFCGGSLVNENWVVTAAHCNVKTSHRVIIGEHDRSSNAEDIQIIQVGKVFKHPNYNGFTINNDVLLIKLATPAQMNMRVSPVCMAETGDNFPGGMKCVTSGWGLTRYNAPDTPALLQQATLPLLTNEQCRSYWGSKITSLMICAGAAGASSCMGDSGGPLVCQKSGAWTLVGIVSWGSGTCTPTMPGVYARVTELRAWIDKTIAAN, encoded by the exons ATGGCCTTCCTGTGGATCCTCTCCTGCCTTGCATTTGCTGGGGCCGCCTACG GCTGCGGTTCTCCCGCCATCCCTCCTGTGATCACCGGATACTCTCGTATTGTGAACGGTGAGGAGGCCGTGCCTCACTCCTGGCCCTGGCAGGTGTCCCTCCAG GATTACACTGGTTTCCACTTCTGCGGCGGCTCTCTCGTCAATGAGAACTGGGTAGTGACAGCTGCTCACTGCAATGTCAA GACTTCACACCGTGTTATTATTGGGGAACACGACCGCTCCTCCAATGCTGAGGACATCCAGATCATCCAGGTCGGAAAG GTGTTCAAACACCCCAACTACAACGGCTTCACCATCAACAACGATGTCCTGCTCATCAAGCTGGCCACCCCCGCCCAGATGAACATGCGTGTTTCCCCTGTGTGTATGGCTGAGACTGGAGACAACTTCCCTGGAGGAATGAAGTGTGTGACCTCCGGCTGGGGTCTGACCCGCTACAATG CTCCTGACACCCCTGCACTGCTGCAGCAGGCCACCCTCCCCCTGCTTACCAATGAACAGTGCCGTTCTTATTGGGGCAGCAAGATCACCAGTTTGATGATCTGTGCCGGAGCTGCTGGAGCCTCCTCCTGCATG GGTGATTCTGGTGGCCCTCTGGTCTGTCAGAAGTCTGGAGCCTGGACTCTGGTCGGCATCGTGTCCTGGGGAAGTGGAACCTGTACTCCCACAATGCCTGGTGTGTACGCCCGCGTCACTGAGCTCCGGGCCTGGATAGACAAGACCATTGCTGCCAACTGA